DNA from Elaeis guineensis isolate ETL-2024a chromosome 2, EG11, whole genome shotgun sequence:
CACTTTACTTAAACAAGAATGCTTCAGCTAAACTAAATGCCATACACTTCTAACAGAATCTGCTATATATTTTACTACTAGAAATAAGAAGCTATCGGAAGCTCTAGATATTCTTGCATCCTTAAACCCCATTAGCTTTTACAACGTCTAAGACAGCAAACCATCTTATAACACTTGGAAAACCAGCAGCGACTTAAATGCTACTTTGTGTATGCAATTTTTTATAATGTAACATGTGGAGTAATGGCTTAAACATTAATGTTGACACATTGCTTCTGAACCCAAGAACAAGCAATTGAACACCAGTTATTAACTTATCTTTGCCTCTACCAAGCTCCCTCTGAAGTGGGCACTAACTATAACAAAAAGTTATGTTCATCCACCTCCCCACACTTCCAGTATCATTTCGTAATAATATCGAATCTGCTAATTTTGATCTCCTAGTCCAAAATAATATACCTCATTAGGAAAGCAACTACTTCAAATTAACTCAAGACATAACATGCCACATCATTActattctttcaaaaaaataacaaGAATTCTCCAGGTAACAACGACGGTAACTTTTATAAGAAGAAAGCTTGCACCAAAAATAAACTTCTTACATGATGCCAACCTATCGTACACCTCAATAATCAGATGTATGCATCTTTTCAGTTTCAAAAGAAACAAAGACAACCAAAATTAATTTCCCCTAAATTCTGTGCTTAACACCATGCCCAAGCAGTTGCTTTCCATTTTCTCATGAAAAACAACTGCTACAACAACCCAGATTAGAATTAAAGGTCAATGATTTTGTATAGTAactataattaatgatgaaatataaaAACTCACAGCATCCTCAGGAGAAATAATTCGCTCCCTGTCAGTACCAGAAGCAACTGTCCCACCATTACATATGTTCTCTGAGTTAGTTTCAGCTCCTCTGATTCGGCTTCTCTCTGCCCTAAACTTATAGGTTGGCAGTGTATTAATCGCCTCAGTGGTAGCTCCTCCAGTCTGTCCCAAATCCTCTTGAAAGCCCAGAATAGATATTATGCAAGGCAAACAGCAGCAGATCATGGCACAAAGGATAAATGGCATTGCATACCCAATACAGCTGAATGTGAGGAAAGCTATACATAACCTAGAGAGAGCAAGGAGTATATCAGGGTGCATCACGATGTGAATGAAGTGGGAAAAAAATTAAAGCAATTATGGATATACCAGTACAAGATGGGAGAACCAGATGAAGATGAGTGCCCACCAAATATCCAGACATTGCCAACAACAAACCACACAGCAAAAAAACAATCCAAAGCCATCTTATAATGGTCAACCAGTGCACTGAGCCTGTTAAGCACACGATATTTTAAAACAAAATATGTACTTATAAGTTTCAATATGCTTGAAAGTTTATCTAGTAACTTCATATTTGTTTCAATGTCATCAAAATCATAGATGGCAACACAAGAAATTCTATTTGAAGATTACTATAAATTCTTTCTTTCAACTGTAATTTGCATACCTTTACAATCACAAATTTAAAACatgtcaaaaaaattatgaagccTGCACTGAATTTCTAAGCCATCAGAGAACATTTGTCCTGTCAGGAAAGTCCTtctactctttttcttttttttaaaaaaaacttccCCGATCATCGGCAATATGTTAATTTAGAAAATACTAATAAACTGCAGTACATCCCCAAATTTAaggggtaatttttttttttttatgtatgtcTTAATGCCAAAAAACCAAGCACATGATCCAACTTGATGGTTCAGAGTGTTCATTTTGGGCTAAACTTTtttaaagacaaaaagaaggaaaacaaaaataaatctaatgggTACTTCTTAAAGTGGTCATAAAATGGGAGTAAATTACACGAACTCCCATCAAAAGATAGCATGTGGTTTATAGTATTGAAGTAAATGAAATGAAATTTATTCCTCAGGTGTTTTAGGATGTGTACATCATGATAACCAAATTAGACAATTGACTTGGATGGCAAACAGACGTTTCAGCTCATGCACCTGCACATACCCAAGCCAATTGGCAACTTTCCAGGTCTACCAAATTctttgaaaaggaaaaaaatctaaCATCCAACAAGTCCAACTAAAGCCTTTCTAATATGACAATTTATTCCCCAAAATGTATAAGCCTTAATCCAGCTAGCTTACACTAATAAGAAGAAGAACATAGCTTCAATGAAAGCCAAAAAAGGCAATATAGTTGGGGCATTGGACagaaaagaaagggaaagaaaaaacaaaaaatcaTATAGAGTTTTGCTTCATATTTTATTCTAGGCTTGTGAGTTGCATGTGATAAAGTCGAGAGGAAGGAGCATTTGATTGATGGATGTCATCCCATCAAAAATATTGCCATGGCTGGTCCCAAGCCCGGATGGGAAAGGTTGAGGTTTAGTGTCAAATTATGAAATGGATCGATCACGAATAGTTGGTAAAGGCTGGATGGTAAGGTTATGGGAAGACTTGATAAATATACTTATTTAAGTATATGcacttctttatctttttcagaTATTTACTATAAAGTAAAGATGGAGGGGCATATTAGccaagagaagagtgttttatgCAAGGATAATGAGAAACACAAACCTCAAGCACAAATGTCCCATCATGCTGAGCATTTGGCTCATATATATAGCACAGATAAAACCCATTTGCAATAGCATCCACTCAAATCTCACTGAAAGCAGTGTGTATTCAGCAAAAATCAACTTTTACATCTGTTTTCCATGTTCTTGCAAAATGCATCCATCCCTCTTGCCCAAAGAGACATAACTATTTAGACAATTCCAAAAATCCTTAAGAGACCCAATgttatcataaatactcgataCTACTGTATGCTGTTCATAGACATTTTGCACAAATCATGGTAGCCACAAGAATTTCAAATGATCATATAGCCTGATCCAGCAATAAAATCATATTTAGCAGTATTGGCATTGCATGCATATAACCGAAGTTACAACATGAGTAAATATATTAAACAGAGTTAATTCATAAAGGTTTACCTAAAAGAATAAGCTCTATACTAGTAATGATAAAAAGAACAAAGAAAATGATTTCAAGAATCAGCTTGTTATAATAATTGCATGATGAATGATACCTTGGGCTAGAAGTTATCCAGTTTTGTGCAAATCGCAAGACTGCTCCAGCACTATGGTGGTTTTCTCCTTCCAAGGCTTGATTAAAAGAAATGGTAGTGTATGAAGTTGACCCAGGAAGGTTATTTTGAGAAGAACTCTGATGTGAATGTTCCGTTTCTTGCTCAGAGCCTTGATTGTTACAATGAGTGTAGCGCCAATAAAGATGAGGTAGAGTAGCAATACATCCTGCAGTATAGCCCATAATCCATGCAAACAATGGAGCTTGAGGATGCTCATGCCTTGACAAGGAAAGAACAACGACAGCTGCTATAATTTGGCTCACATTCACAATAAACTCAATTGAAATCCATAAACCAGAATTTAATGGGCTTCTGTGCCGGCGACCATGATGATCACCCCTTCTGATTAAAGAAACATTCCTAGAATTTGATACAGTGGGTAAAGATGAAGATGATCTAGAAGTTGGAGCTTGTGATCTCGTTGGAGGTCCATCTTCATAATGCAATTCACCCGAGTCATTGTGATCACCATCATGAGAGACTGATGTGGAAGCAACATCACCCCTTGTTATACTAATGGCATGTTCGTGTGCATTACTGCTGGCGGGCCGCTCCATCAGCAAAGGATGTCTATCGGTTTGAACAACTTCACTTTGTGGTTCAAGAAAAGGAAGAGCCATAAAACTCAACTAACAGACTTGAGTTGGGAAGTAGCATAGGAAGATAGCAAGATGCCCGCTTGCCAGTGCTTTGCCAGCCATTCTTTGTGACAGCTACAGGATCTTCTTTCTGATAACACCGCTTAAACTCCAAAAGATAAGGGGAAAAGCCACTTTCATTTTACAGAAAAATGGAGATAATTTTCAGTATTGGGAATCAAATCTCAACGAATTGTATCAAGTGAACCATGAACCCAAAATGGAtatattcttcttttttctcttctaaaAATCGAAACATATCAAGAGTAACCCATCCTGCAAAATAAATTCATAAAGCGTTAAGCAGCTTAGAAATGAAGAAattaaatgcatcaaatgagTAATTATTTGAAGCTTCAAATGGTTCAGATGATGATCTCTCCTCACTCATTGTGTCGCAGACATATGAAAGAAACAAAGTACAGGAAGGGGGCTGACATGATAGTCAAATTAATGCATTAATGAAGAACATAATATCCAGCAATGAGAATGCATTATCAATGGCCCACCTCCCGAATGCTTGATAGCCCTAAAAGTGCACTAAAAGCAGAATGACAAGTTTCATACAATGCATGCAGACTTTcttcaagtattttttttttttattattggtaTGTAGATCTTTCAGTTAAAATATACTCTTAAAAAGCATCCACCCAAATGCCCACAAAATTAAGAAAGGGATCAATGCACGAGTTATAATAAGGCTTTCTTGTTGCTATAGAATAAACATTGCAGGGTTCCCATGCTAGGGCGAATGATAGAAGcatcaaattatcaattaaaaCAGGTAGTGCACTAAACTACTATTCTTCCTGATGCTGCTATAAGTTTGCGACAGTAACAACTCAACGTGATGTAAATTAGCACCTCAGAGCACTGAAACAAGTACCCAATTTAGTGTTTTTTAGTGCCAAATCATCTGAATGGGGAAATGTACTGCTTTGCTAACTAGTCATCACCAAATTGTCCAATATTTGAACTAGTATATGCAGTAGAGAACCCAACTCATAAATCAGATAGTAAGAAATAATCCATAGACACAAAAGAATAATACCTAAACATTAGTGGCAGCAAAATTTCTCTCGAGCTAGCAGTAGAAGCATTTGTCAAATGCTCAAAAACTACTGCAATCCAACTAGATTGAACAAGAAGAACTAAACTTCCACACATGAACTAGTAAAAGACAATCAAAACTCCAGACAGCCCAAAATACAGCAATTAAATCCAAAAGGAGATGGTATATTAATCGAAACCCAGGTCTAATCCACGTTTTGATACATGAAATTAGACACCAGTCATCAAAATAACAAATACTACTACAAGAAAATCCCGAAAATGTCTCATCAATCCAAGAATAGATGCTACCACCAAACCATACAGTCCTGAAAAGAAAGCAAAATCTCGACAAGAATTCATCCCCGAGACAAAAATACTAAACATAGAGAGGTTCTCATCAATCTAAACACAGAAAGTAAaaaactagagagagagagagagagagagagagagagagagatcggggATCGGGGATCGGAGATCGGGCTCACCATAATAATCAAGAAACTCGGCCATTTAACGCCAATTCGCGGGAGGAATCCGATCAATTTCTTTCACTCGTTTCCTCctctattttacttttttttaaaaaaaatatatattcggGGTTTCTTCCTCTGATTTCCGAATATTTCATCAGCTTTCGACCTCCATGGAACACATACATTTAATAGCCAGGAAGCGATTAAAAGAACTTCTCCTCTTCTTGTTCATAGCTCAGCAAGAAAACTGATATTCTTGCcctcatatttcatatttttatacTGCTGACGGCTATTGTTATGACTAAACGAAATTAAAACAACGAACCCAACGTAACAGTATCAGCGTTAGACAGGCAGAACTTTTGAGATCCACCGTCTGATCTGTGTCTCCATTTCGAAGTCAACAGAGGAAATTGGGAATTCGGATCGTTTGTCCCCTGATTGAACGGTGATGATATTCGGTTTGTCTGGATTTTCTTTCGCGAAGTCGTTCGGTGTATCGCGTGCACACAGCGCTGAAGCACTCCAAACTCGTTCATCAGCCTGCACAGATCGcggcgaaagatacaacccccaCCATTTTTGGACCCGGAAGTGGGGTCCACATGTCGGAGGgcctcttttttttgttttctaaaTGGAAATAGTACGGATTTCGTGGAAGATGTCAATCCCTCGCCTTAACGCGCGGAGCGCGGACTGGTGTCGCGCTCTGCCATAGGAAAGGGGCATTTTGGTAATTTGGCCGATACCAAACGTATTTGTCCGAGCGGTTCGATGTACGGCGTCGCGCCACGTTTCCGGATATCTTCTAAGaacactgagatctggccacgagtCGGACATAATAAATCAGGACCGTCTGGTTCTCGTGGTGCACCACTGGTGGCTATTTGTGGGACTCGCTCTTCTGATCCGACGTTGTCAAAGAAGAACACATCACGAACTCGAAACTTTCACAGGAAAATCAGGACCTTGGGTTCCCAAGTGGACGGGGACGATTATGGTGATCGGAAGGGGTCCACTGGTGGTAGACGTTTGACCGCGGGGGAACATTTCGGGGTTGTGGTGGCAGGAGTCCATCATCTCGAGGTGGAGAAGAGCAATCACGAGATGGATGAATTGAAATGTAGTCCTCAATCGAAAACGATTTGGGCAATTAAACCCCCACTCTCATCTTACTACGTGCCAGTACACTTTTAAGCGAGGGTAAATAGTAGCGACTAATTCTTTTCTATCTGTACCCTCCTAACTTTGGGGTTGACATCAACCAAATCGAGACCCTTTATGGAGTATATTATGTTTAATacaattaagtttttttttttgttttttttgcacAAGTAAATTAAGATCTTTTCTTGATCATAATATATTTGTTTTATAAATGCTCACAAGGGATTACATATAAAGTGGCACATAAATCTAGGGCTAGATATACAATTTTGCATTGACATAAATAAAATAaccgaaaaaaaaaataatagaaagcaATGGATGAGAAATTAGTATTTTTCTCCCATAGTCATGGGTCTCGAGTCTTACCGGCAAAACAGTGTCTCCAACCCCCAAGCAACTCCACCTCTCTTTCCACCTCCAATATTATATATGCTCCttctatataataaaatttgaggaCCATTATTATCTAGAAAACCAACTTTTCGCTTCACCCTAAGGTTGTGTCTGGATCTTCGATAGCTAATGGGAGGTGGTCAAAGAAGGCCATCCATGGCCACCACTGAAAGATTGGATAAAATGCTATTTGATTGGTATTCGGTTAACCAAAACATATAGTTTGAGATTTTTTTGCATGCATGGATCCAAATGCCTTTATGTAACGACTATATTTGGATGAAAGTGGCTAAGGATTTCCACAATTATATGAACTATGCATTAATCACCCAATATATCCTTGCTTACCATATTATATTAAgctcaatttaattaaatattaatttcaaaCTAGTTGGAGTCAATTACATGactttttttccttcattttgcTTGGTTTAAGACTatacattttgaaaaatattgggACATCAAGATCTTCTTTACAATTTATTCAATATAATTTTCAATTTATCTCTATCCCTCTTAATCCATTTATATATGTCAAATCACTATTTCATGCTAGAGCATCTTTCGACCTCCACTTTGTATATATCCAAATTATAAATTGTTATCCCAATTTATCTTTAATTGGTGCTacctcaatatttttatgaatgactttagttttttttttttatatattttactatACATCCACATTAATattctaattttcatcataaatattttgtgTATATGTTGTTCTATAACTGTCcaatattttatatcataaaatataactGATCATATACATGAGGTAAGATAGTCTATAAAagtaatattaaaataacttggATGGCTTATttgtttaataaaattttaaatgctAAGGAGAGGCCTGATAAATAAGGAAGAGCACTATGATATTAACATCCTTTTCATAACATCAGATCGAACACATGAATAGGTACTTAGCCAATCTAGGCCTACCTTTAGCTAACCCCTCATCGGAGTCCTCCCACCATGGTGGCGGCGGCCCCCTCCGGCAACTCCGTACCATCCCCTCTATCAGTCTTGCTGGCTCCTGCTTCCACTTCATTGGTTGCTTCTCCAATCCATCTAGTGATCGCGTTATTGGTAGTGATGGTGACAATAACGGCGGCATGATTGTACTCCTTCCTTCCATTATTGCTTCCCACCTCCATGGACGCTGGCCTGCACCATCATCTTCACCAGTCCCAAGCTTGGTTTGTACACCACCAACTTGAGGAGGATACAATCTCCGTAAAGGAGGGAGCCAGCTAGCAAGGGAGAGAAGGCAGAAGGCAAAGCCAAGGCTGCTGGACGCCATGGAGCTCGTACAGGAACTAGCGGCAGTGGTTGCAAGGGCCTAAAGAGATGCATGCGAACTGTCATGCATGGTGACATCAATGACTAGGAACTGCTTAATATGGATTGAGTGGTGGAATGGCAGCCTCGAGATCGAACTCCATGTTCGCTTAGATAGACATAGATTTGGCTGCTCAACCCTGTTTTGATGGCCTTGGCAGCTTCTGGTCAATGATTGAAAGGGTGGGATTGAGGCAAAAGGTGGAAGAGTTTAGGATAggacttaggagagagggtggtggTCCCACCCCTGAGAGGATAAAATTTCACCCGAAGGGTATTTTGGCTATAGAATATACAAGGATGTCTCTAATGTCGACACTAATGATTTTATCAAGGTCTATATATTGATGGAGCCTTACTAAGGTTCGTGTTGCAGTGCACAAACATTATTTGGATCCGCCACGATATCAATGTCGAGATCGGGGCTCCGAGCGACGGCTGTTTTTCGCAGAGGTGCGAAGAGCGGTTCCCATCCTGTTATTCCCAACAAGCAAAGCTTCTCCGCCTCCGCTCACCACGGCGATGCCTGTTTGTTTCCCCGATCccgatctctttcttcttcttcttcttttattcttctGCTTCTCGATTATAGCTAGTATTAAGGTCTAGATTTGGGTTGTTTGATATCATGGCTTTTTGTTCCATTTCTTCAGATGAGATCGTGAAATGGGAGAAGATTACATACGCTGGAATTGTAACCTGCACCATTCTGTCCATCTATAACCTCTCTAAGGGCTGGCGAGATTGGGGCTCCGAGCGGCAGCCACCGCCGCCTTTCGTGGAGGTGCGAAGAGCGGCTCCTGTCCCATTATTCCCAACAAGTAGAGCTTCTCCGCTACGATATCAATGTCGAGATCGGGGCTCCGAGCGACGGCTGTCTTTCACAGAGGTGCGAAGAGCGGTT
Protein-coding regions in this window:
- the LOC105038934 gene encoding cytochrome c oxidase subunit 6a, mitochondrial-like, yielding MSRSGLRATAVFRRGAKSGSHPVIPNKQSFSASAHHGDAYEIVKWEKITYAGIVTCTILSIYNLSKGWRDWGSERQPPPPFVEVRRAAPVPLFPTSRASPLRYQCRDRGSERRLSFTEVRRAVPILLFPTSKASPPPLTMAMPMRL
- the LOC105038794 gene encoding E3 ubiquitin-protein ligase At1g63170 isoform X2; the protein is MALPFLEPQSEVVQTDRHPLLMERPASSNAHEHAISITRGDVASTSVSHDGDHNDSGELHYEDGPPTRSQAPTSRSSSSLPTVSNSRNVSLIRRGDHHGRRHRSPLNSGLWISIEFIVNVSQIIAAVVVLSLSRHEHPQAPLFAWIMGYTAGCIATLPHLYWRYTHCNNQGSEQETEHSHQSSSQNNLPGSTSYTTISFNQALEGENHHSAGAVLRFAQNWITSSPRLCIAFLTFSCIGYAMPFILCAMICCCLPCIISILGFQEDLGQTGGATTEAINTLPTYKFRAERSRIRGAETNSENICNGGTVASGTDRERIISPEDAVCCICLANYADNDELRELPCSHFFHMVCVDKWLKINALCPLCKSEVGDTARSIFGAHFGWRHTDRRVRRGTDATTSAI
- the LOC105038794 gene encoding E3 ubiquitin-protein ligase At1g63170 isoform X1 encodes the protein MALPFLEPQSEVVQTDRHPLLMERPASSNAHEHAISITRGDVASTSVSHDGDHNDSGELHYEDGPPTRSQAPTSRSSSSLPTVSNSRNVSLIRRGDHHGRRHRSPLNSGLWISIEFIVNVSQIIAAVVVLSLSRHEHPQAPLFAWIMGYTAGCIATLPHLYWRYTHCNNQGSEQETEHSHQSSSQNNLPGSTSYTTISFNQALEGENHHSAGAVLRFAQNWITSSPRLSALVDHYKMALDCFFAVWFVVGNVWIFGGHSSSSGSPILYWLCIAFLTFSCIGYAMPFILCAMICCCLPCIISILGFQEDLGQTGGATTEAINTLPTYKFRAERSRIRGAETNSENICNGGTVASGTDRERIISPEDAVCCICLANYADNDELRELPCSHFFHMVCVDKWLKINALCPLCKSEVGDTARSIFGAHFGWRHTDRRVRRGTDATTSAI